The Leptolyngbya sp. 'hensonii' genome window below encodes:
- the argF gene encoding ornithine carbamoyltransferase, whose protein sequence is MGALKGRDLLSLADLNADEVQELLDLAIQMKTGQIAPECRKVLGLLFYKASTRTRVSFSVAMYQLGGQVIDLNPNVTQVGRGEPLADTARVLDRYVDIMAIRTFDQADLEMFAQYAHIPVINALSDLEHPCQILADLLTIQECFGSLESLTVTYLGDGNNVAHSLMLGCALTGMHLNVATPSDFQPQAAVVAQARALAGDRSEVGLTDDPVAAVKGAHVIYTDVWASMGQEDSAESRIPLFQPYQVNAELMQYAAPGAIVLHCLPAHRGEEITDEVMEGPQSRIWDQAENRMHAQKALLYSLL, encoded by the coding sequence ATGGGAGCACTAAAAGGGCGCGATTTATTGAGTTTGGCTGACCTGAATGCGGATGAGGTCCAAGAGTTACTAGATCTGGCAATTCAGATGAAAACCGGTCAGATTGCTCCCGAATGCCGCAAAGTTTTGGGATTGCTGTTTTATAAAGCCTCTACCCGTACCCGAGTCAGTTTCTCCGTGGCCATGTATCAACTGGGCGGTCAGGTGATTGACCTCAACCCCAATGTGACCCAGGTAGGACGCGGGGAGCCCCTGGCTGATACAGCCAGAGTCCTCGATCGATACGTCGATATTATGGCCATTCGTACTTTTGATCAGGCAGACCTGGAAATGTTTGCCCAATATGCCCACATTCCCGTCATCAATGCCCTGAGTGACCTGGAACACCCCTGCCAAATCTTGGCCGATTTGCTGACGATTCAGGAATGCTTCGGATCCCTGGAGTCCCTCACCGTTACCTATCTGGGGGATGGCAATAATGTGGCCCACTCCTTGATGCTGGGTTGTGCCCTCACGGGTATGCATCTCAACGTAGCTACTCCCTCAGATTTTCAACCCCAGGCTGCGGTGGTGGCGCAGGCCCGCGCACTGGCGGGCGATCGCTCGGAAGTGGGCCTCACCGATGACCCGGTGGCTGCAGTCAAGGGAGCCCACGTCATCTACACCGATGTCTGGGCCAGCATGGGTCAGGAGGACTCTGCCGAAAGCCGCATTCCCCTGTTTCAGCCTTATCAGGTGAATGCGGAACTGATGCAATATGCAGCCCCAGGGGCGATCGTGCTCCATTGTTTACCGGCCCACCGGGGTGAGGAAATCACTGATGAGGTGATGGAAGGCCCCCAATCCCGGATCTGGGATCAAG